Proteins encoded within one genomic window of Pseudobdellovibrionaceae bacterium:
- a CDS encoding transposase encodes MPRAHFECDPTSPYHICSRSNNREVFEVPISVAWDIKSSYLHLIATAMNVKIHSFVLMNNHFHMLASFPEANLSAAMNYFMREASKAIGKEGKRINHIYGGRVFRSRISTYSHYMNVYKYVYRNPLAVGLSELVEDYEYSTLGRKLGKHHLPFPVADDTLLFDGDISETLRWLNRPIENRHAIDIKNALRHSDFRLRKSKNTNQPHELNFNLC; translated from the coding sequence ATGCCGAGAGCTCATTTTGAATGCGATCCGACCAGCCCTTATCACATCTGCTCCAGATCAAATAACCGCGAGGTTTTCGAAGTTCCGATCTCCGTCGCGTGGGACATCAAGAGCAGCTACCTTCACCTCATCGCCACAGCAATGAATGTCAAAATTCATTCTTTCGTACTGATGAACAATCATTTCCATATGCTCGCGAGCTTTCCGGAAGCCAATCTGAGCGCAGCAATGAACTACTTTATGAGAGAAGCAAGCAAGGCGATCGGAAAGGAGGGGAAACGTATCAACCACATTTACGGGGGAAGAGTCTTTCGATCACGAATATCCACTTATTCGCATTACATGAACGTCTATAAATACGTGTATCGAAATCCCCTCGCTGTGGGACTGAGCGAACTCGTTGAAGACTACGAGTATTCAACACTCGGCCGAAAACTGGGAAAACACCACTTACCTTTTCCCGTCGCCGACGACACCTTACTTTTTGATGGAGATATCAGCGAAACGCTCCGTTGGTTGAATCGCCCTATTGAGAACCGGCACGCCATCGACATCAAGAATGCGCTCCGACATTCTGACTTTCGTCTCCGTAAATCCAAAAACACGAATCAACCCCACGAATTGAACTTCAATCTCTGCTGA